A region from the Brassica napus cultivar Da-Ae chromosome C8, Da-Ae, whole genome shotgun sequence genome encodes:
- the LOC125591399 gene encoding sulfiredoxin, chloroplastic/mitochondrial — protein sequence MANLMMLRFPSSLRSFSVSASSSNGSPPVIGGSSGGVGPMILELPLEKIRRPLMRTRSNDQNKVKELMDSIRQIGLQVPIDVIEVDGAYYGFSGCHRYEAHQKLGLPTIRCKIRKGTKETLRHHLR from the exons ATGGCGAATTTGATGATGCTGAGGTTTCCAAGTAGCTTGAGGAGCTTCTCCGTTTCCGCTTCTTCATCGAACG GTTCGCCGCCGGTGATCGGAGGATCTAGCGGCGGTGTAGGGCCGATGATCTTGGAATTGCCGCTGGAGAAGATACGGAGACCGTTGATGCGAACAAGATCCAACGATCAGAACAAAGTGAAGGAGCTCATGGACAGCATTCGCCAGATCGGTCTTCAAGTCCCG ATCGATGTGATTGAAGTTGATGGAGCTTACTATG GCTTCTCGGGTTGTCACAGGTACGAGGCACATCAGAAGCTAGGTCTCCCAACTATACGCTGCAAAATCCGCAAAGGAACAAAGGAAACACTAAG GCATCACCTTCgctga
- the LOC106375479 gene encoding uncharacterized protein LOC106375479 translates to MDLQPEELQLLTIPQLLQESISIKKRTPRTFYLITLSPIFPLSFAILAHSLFTQPILAELDSSDPPNSDRSRHDWTVLLTFQFSYLIFLFSFSLLSTAAVVFTVASLYTGKPVSFSSTITDIPKVFKRLMITFLWVALLMFAYNSVFLVFLAILIVALYLNSVGLAIIAGVIISVLYFVVHVYFTALWHLGSVVSVLEPVYGLAAMRKAYELLKGETRMAMVLVFVYLLLCAVIGGAFGGIVIHGGGKFGTLTRTLVGGLLVGLLVMVNLVGLLVQSVFYYVCKSYHHQTIDKTVLYNHLGGYLGEYVPLKSNIQLENLEF, encoded by the coding sequence ATGGATCTCCAGCCAGAAGAGCTCCAGTTGTTGACGATTCCTCAACTACTTCAAGAATCCATCTCAATCAAGAAACGAACTCCAAGAACCTTCTACCTCATAACCCTCTCCCCAATCTTCCCTCTCTCCTTCGCCATCCTCGCCCACTCTCTCTTCACTCAGCCCATTCTCGCCGAGCTCGACTCCTCCGACCCACCAAACTCTGACCGTTCCCGTCACGACTGGACCGTGCTCCTTACCTTCCAGTTCAGCTacctcatcttcctcttctccttctctctcctctcaaCCGCCGCTGTAGTCTTCACCGTCGCTTCTCTCTACACCGGCAAACCTGTCTCCTTCTCTTCCACCATCACTGACATCCCCAAAGTCTTCAAACGCCTCATGATCACTTTCCTTTGGGTTGCTCTCTTGATGTTCGCTTACAACTCAGTCTTCCTCGTGTTCCTTGCGATCCTTATCGTAGCTCTATATTTGAACAGTGTAGGCTTAGCGATCATCGCCGGAGTTATAATCTCTGTTCTTTACTTCGTTGTTCATGTCTACTTCACTGCCTTGTGGCATCTAGGTAGTGTGGTTTCCGTTCTTGAGCCCGTTTATGGACTCGCTGCCATGAGAAAAGCTTATGAGCTTCTCAAAGGGGAGACTAGGATGGCTATGGTGTTGGTCTTTGTTTACCTTTTGCTTTGTGCGGTGATTGGTGGTGCTTTTGGAGGGATTGTGATTCATGGTGGGGGAAAGTTTGGGACTTTGACTAGGACTCTTGTTGGTGGGTTGCTTGTTGGTTTGCTTGTGATGGTGAATCTTGTGGGTTTGTTGGTTCAGAGTGTGTTTTATTACGTTTGCAAGAGTTATCATCATCAGACGATTGATAAGACGGTTTTGTATAATCATCTTGGTGGGTATCTTGGAGAGTATGTGCCTCTTAAGAGCAATATTCAGTTGGagaatttagagttttga
- the LOC125591881 gene encoding uncharacterized protein LOC125591881, with translation MSPQLNLVRLRGTSSVTKRRLELDLEEEIICIPECDLTAVSERFERTLIGRVLHQGGRSIEALISLLPRERIWNVEGRARGTNLGNGRFQFDFDKEEDLNMVLKKRMCHINHWIFALERWEPFTSENFPNTIPFWIKVTGVPVHFWNDKTFEEIPKALGKKMDIDSKNARLQVSIDADRPLQFNRRIGFPNGDTGKVSFEYEGLNRYCFACNRNSHDVYSCAEISEEERESLVKELREQNVAAAQNHHTQLGLPPIPATTRDLDFQRDKVQQDLPLDTNILVHPAVKKEPKSRRTTGLQGDMRSALPEQRTC, from the coding sequence ATGAGTCCACAACTGAATCTGGTGCGCCTTAGAGGAACCTCATCAGTGACAAAACGTCGCCTGGAACTCGATCTGGAAGAGGAGATCATCTGTATCCCGGAATGTGATCTCACTGCTGTATCAGAGCGTTTTGAAAGAACCCTCATTGGTCGTGTCCTCCACCAAGGAGGAAGAAGCATCGAAGCCCTGATCTCCCTGCTTCCTCGGGAAAGGATCTGGAATGTAGAAGGACGTGCGCGTGGCACAAACTTGGGCAATGGGAGATTCCAGTTTGATTTCGACAAGGAGGAAGACCTCAATATGGTCCTCAAGAAACGCATGTGCCACATAAACCATTGGATTTTTGCTTTGGAGAGGTGGGAGCCTTTTACTAGCGAGAATTTTCCGAACACGATTCCCTTTTGGATTAAGGTGACAGGAGTGCCTGTCCACTTTTGGAATGACAAAACTTTTGAAGAGATTCCGAAAGCTCTGGGGAAGAAAATGGATATTGACTCGAAGAATGCTCGCCTCCAAGTCTCTATCGATGCTGATAGACCATTACAATTTAACCGAAGGATCGGATTCCCTAATGGAGATACCGGGAAGGTTTCCTTTGAATATGAAGGACTGAATCGATACTGTTTTGCGTGTAACAGAAATTCACATGATGTTTACTCATGTGCAGAGATCTCAGAGGAGGAAAGGGAGAGTCTGGTTAAGGAGCTAAGAGAGCAGAATGTTGCGGCTGCGCAGAACCATCACACACAACTAGGCCTACCTCCAATTCCCGCAACAACAAGAGACCTAGATTTCCAACGGGATAAGGTACAACAAGATCTCCCTCTCGATACCAATATCCTGGTTCATCCAGCGGTGAAAAAAGAACCAAAGAGTCGGAGAACTACTGGACTGCAAGGAGATATGAGGAGCGCTCTCCCCGAGCAAAGGACCTGTTGA